Proteins encoded by one window of Filimonas effusa:
- the thrC gene encoding threonine synthase produces the protein MNYYSLNRQSPTVSFAEAAVKGQAPDKGLYFPEHIPQLPANFIQDIRQYSKEEIGFLVMKPYVAGSLPDDVLQKIVKETVDFEFPLVQVNATNFSLELFHGPTLAFKDVGARFMSRCLGYFNRNSNNHVTVLVATSGDTGGAVANGFLGVEGVDVVILYPSGKVSPVQELQLTTCGQNITALEVDGSFDDCQAMVKQAFADAALNEKISLTSANSINVARWLPQQLYYFFAFQQWQETTPPVISVPSGNFGNICAGILAHISGLPVQHFVAACNANDVIPSYFTSGGNYQPKQAVATLSNAMDVGNPSNFIRVLELFGNQFPAVSKAVSAYSVDDETTLNTIKDVYEADGYILDPHGAVAYHALCEYVKDFGVIRTDYEPVIHNPKGIFLETAHPVKFPEAVEKATGQAVPVPDNVKHLFDKEKQSIKMSASFNDLKDWLMSRK, from the coding sequence ATGAACTACTATAGCCTCAATCGCCAGTCACCAACAGTCAGCTTCGCAGAAGCCGCTGTAAAAGGACAAGCGCCCGACAAAGGATTATACTTCCCGGAACATATACCGCAACTCCCTGCCAACTTCATACAGGATATCCGCCAGTACAGCAAAGAAGAGATCGGTTTCCTCGTTATGAAACCCTACGTGGCCGGCAGCCTCCCCGACGATGTTTTACAAAAGATCGTAAAAGAAACAGTCGACTTCGAATTTCCCCTGGTACAGGTAAACGCCACCAACTTTTCACTCGAACTGTTCCATGGCCCTACCCTCGCATTCAAAGACGTAGGCGCCCGCTTCATGAGCCGTTGCCTGGGTTATTTCAACCGTAACAGCAACAACCATGTCACCGTATTGGTTGCTACCTCCGGCGATACCGGCGGCGCCGTAGCCAACGGCTTCCTCGGCGTAGAAGGCGTAGACGTAGTCATCCTCTACCCTTCCGGCAAAGTAAGCCCCGTACAAGAGCTGCAGCTCACTACCTGCGGACAAAACATCACCGCCCTCGAAGTAGATGGCAGCTTCGACGACTGCCAGGCCATGGTAAAACAAGCCTTTGCCGATGCAGCGCTCAACGAAAAGATCAGCCTCACCTCAGCCAACTCTATTAACGTGGCCCGCTGGCTGCCCCAGCAACTTTATTACTTCTTCGCCTTCCAGCAATGGCAGGAAACAACGCCGCCGGTAATATCAGTCCCCAGCGGCAACTTCGGCAATATCTGTGCAGGCATCCTGGCTCATATATCAGGTCTGCCCGTACAACACTTCGTAGCCGCCTGTAATGCCAACGACGTTATCCCTTCCTACTTCACCAGCGGGGGAAACTATCAGCCCAAACAGGCGGTAGCCACACTCTCCAATGCAATGGACGTAGGTAACCCCAGTAATTTCATCCGCGTACTGGAACTCTTCGGCAACCAGTTTCCCGCCGTAAGCAAAGCCGTTAGCGCTTACAGCGTCGATGACGAAACAACACTGAACACCATCAAAGACGTATATGAAGCCGATGGCTATATCCTCGACCCGCATGGCGCCGTAGCCTATCACGCCCTCTGCGAATACGTAAAAGACTTCGGCGTCATAAGAACCGATTATGAACCGGTGATCCATAACCCCAAAGGCATCTTCCTCGAAACCGCTCACCCGGTGAAATTCCCCGAAGCAGTAGAAAAAGCCACCGGCCAGGCCGTTCCTGTCCCCGATAACGTTAAACACCTTTTCGATAAAGAAAAACAAAGCATCAAAATGTCCGCCTCTTTCAACGACCTGAAAGACTGGCTGATGAGCAGAAAATAG
- a CDS encoding YdeI/OmpD-associated family protein, which yields MLPKGVHIEGVPAELDVLLATDEKAKTFFESLAKSYKQGYCDWVGSAKQEDTRKSRAAKALIMLQNGQKTLKT from the coding sequence ATGTTACCCAAAGGTGTACATATCGAAGGTGTTCCTGCGGAACTAGATGTTTTACTGGCCACTGATGAAAAAGCAAAAACCTTTTTTGAAAGTCTTGCAAAATCCTACAAACAAGGCTATTGCGACTGGGTAGGATCAGCCAAACAAGAAGATACCCGTAAATCCAGAGCTGCAAAAGCACTCATCATGCTGCAAAACGGCCAGAAAACACTAAAGACATGA
- a CDS encoding lactonase family protein — protein sequence MRKILLFAGSFLLAAAGFCQNPIQYLFIGTNSDAKEGGIHIYRFNPNKGEATFISKVETGYATYMAVSQDKKYVYAVNELPGGNDGEVSAFALDKTKGALSLINKQTTGGPSPCYVSVDSTGKNVVVANYAGGNIVLYKTGQDGALQPVLQTLGHEGYGVNVTRQEMPHPHSVVFSPDQQFLFSADLGNDRVYKYKFNANDAATPLTDGDPQYYTVEDGSGPRHIVFSPNRQFAYVINELSGKIIAYQYNNGQLTEVQTIEATKTGDKNDMGAADIHITPDGKFLYASNRGKANDIAIFKTSSDGKLLEVGHQKVGEHPRNFMIDPTGRFLLVANRDSNNIQIFVINRNYGLLEASGTTISVNKPMFLMMTPIK from the coding sequence ATGCGCAAAATATTATTGTTTGCCGGCTCCTTTCTGCTTGCTGCAGCCGGTTTTTGTCAGAATCCTATCCAGTATTTATTTATAGGCACTAATTCGGATGCAAAAGAAGGAGGTATTCATATCTACCGCTTTAATCCCAATAAGGGGGAAGCTACTTTCATCAGCAAGGTGGAAACGGGGTATGCCACTTATATGGCTGTTTCGCAGGATAAGAAGTATGTGTATGCTGTAAACGAGTTGCCGGGTGGCAATGATGGTGAGGTGAGCGCTTTTGCCCTGGATAAAACCAAAGGGGCACTGAGCCTGATCAATAAGCAGACTACGGGCGGCCCTTCTCCTTGTTATGTATCTGTTGATTCTACGGGCAAAAACGTGGTTGTCGCAAATTATGCCGGTGGAAATATCGTTTTGTATAAAACGGGCCAGGACGGGGCCTTACAGCCTGTTTTGCAGACATTGGGACATGAGGGGTATGGCGTTAATGTAACCCGCCAGGAAATGCCGCATCCGCATAGCGTGGTTTTCTCTCCTGATCAGCAGTTCCTGTTTTCAGCTGATCTGGGAAATGACCGGGTGTATAAGTATAAGTTCAATGCGAATGATGCAGCAACGCCACTCACTGACGGTGATCCGCAGTATTATACTGTAGAAGATGGTTCCGGTCCGCGTCATATTGTGTTTAGTCCTAACAGGCAGTTTGCCTATGTGATCAATGAGTTATCGGGTAAGATCATTGCTTACCAGTATAACAACGGTCAGCTTACCGAGGTACAAACGATAGAGGCTACTAAAACCGGTGATAAGAATGATATGGGGGCCGCCGATATTCATATTACGCCTGATGGTAAATTCCTGTATGCTTCGAATCGTGGTAAGGCCAATGATATCGCTATTTTCAAAACCAGCTCCGATGGTAAGTTACTGGAGGTAGGGCATCAGAAAGTGGGAGAGCATCCGAGGAATTTTATGATAGATCCTACAGGGCGTTTCCTGCTGGTGGCTAACCGGGACAGCAATAACATCCAGATCTTTGTTATTAACAGGAACTATGGATTGCTGGAGGCCAGCGGTACTACTATTTCTGTTAATAAGCCGATGTTTCTGATGATGACGCCGATTAAATAA
- the amyA gene encoding alpha-amylase: MINGTLLQYFHWYYPADGSLWKKLVSDLDYLKSNGFTAVWLPPAYKGIHGDKSIGYDTYDLFDLGEFDQKGSVNTKYGSRQEYHDAVAAARAAGLRVYVDIVVNHKGGADEREKIKVLRVNPDNRNETQSEPFDIEAYTKFTFPGRAGKHSSFIWDFNCFSGVDYAADLDESGIFKIVNEYGTDWNDVITDEFGNFDYLMHADVEFRNPAVREELKYWFCWYHDAIPFDGVRLDAVKHITPSFFNEWLDHGRNCFQSELFSVAECWSTDDVGMLHSYIDATGGRTQLFDSVLQHRFHTASKQGRDFDLASILSDTLVGTKPEFAVTIVANHDTQPLQSLEAPVEPWFKPLAYAIILMRKDGYPCVFYPDLFGVEYRDKGRDGNEYDIQMPKTSKIDELLKARQLFAYGDQTDIFDHNNCIAWIRHGDEEHGGCITILSNGDDGFKDLELGEDKKGWVYVDYLGNCQDEITIDDSGKARFHVKAGSVSVWVQKQS; encoded by the coding sequence ATGATAAACGGAACCCTTCTCCAGTATTTCCACTGGTACTACCCTGCAGATGGCTCTTTGTGGAAAAAACTTGTATCAGATCTCGATTACCTGAAATCCAACGGCTTTACCGCCGTATGGCTGCCACCCGCATATAAGGGCATCCATGGCGACAAATCGATTGGCTACGACACCTACGACCTGTTCGATCTCGGCGAATTCGACCAGAAAGGCTCCGTCAACACCAAATACGGAAGCCGTCAGGAATACCACGACGCCGTAGCCGCCGCCAGAGCAGCGGGTCTAAGAGTTTATGTCGATATCGTTGTCAATCACAAAGGCGGCGCCGACGAAAGGGAAAAGATCAAGGTCCTGAGAGTGAACCCCGACAACCGTAACGAAACGCAAAGCGAACCCTTCGATATTGAAGCCTATACCAAATTCACCTTCCCCGGACGTGCCGGAAAACATTCTTCTTTCATTTGGGATTTCAACTGTTTCTCCGGCGTCGACTATGCTGCCGACCTCGACGAAAGCGGCATCTTCAAGATCGTCAACGAATACGGAACCGATTGGAACGATGTCATCACCGATGAATTCGGCAACTTCGATTACCTCATGCACGCAGATGTAGAATTCCGCAACCCCGCCGTAAGGGAAGAACTCAAATATTGGTTTTGCTGGTATCACGATGCCATCCCTTTCGACGGCGTACGCCTCGATGCCGTTAAACATATCACCCCATCGTTCTTCAATGAATGGCTGGATCATGGAAGAAATTGCTTCCAGAGCGAACTGTTTTCAGTAGCCGAATGCTGGAGTACCGACGATGTGGGCATGTTACATAGCTATATCGACGCCACAGGTGGGCGCACGCAACTCTTTGATTCGGTATTACAACATCGTTTTCATACAGCCTCCAAACAGGGCAGGGACTTTGACCTGGCAAGCATTTTAAGTGATACGCTCGTAGGCACCAAGCCGGAGTTTGCAGTTACCATCGTCGCCAATCACGACACACAACCCCTGCAATCGCTGGAAGCCCCGGTAGAACCCTGGTTCAAACCACTGGCTTACGCCATTATTCTTATGCGCAAAGATGGCTATCCCTGTGTATTCTACCCCGATCTGTTCGGCGTAGAATACCGCGACAAAGGACGCGATGGCAATGAATACGACATCCAGATGCCTAAAACAAGCAAAATAGACGAACTTCTTAAAGCCCGTCAGCTCTTCGCTTACGGCGACCAGACCGACATTTTCGATCACAATAATTGCATCGCCTGGATCCGCCACGGCGATGAAGAACACGGCGGCTGTATTACCATATTGTCGAACGGCGACGACGGCTTTAAGGATCTTGAGCTGGGAGAAGATAAAAAGGGTTGGGTATATGTTGATTATCTCGGTAATTGCCAGGACGAAATCACTATCGACGATAGCGGCAAAGCCCGCTTTCATGTAAAGGCAGGCTCCGTTAGTGTTTGGGTTCAAAAACAATCCTGA
- the rpoB gene encoding DNA-directed RNA polymerase subunit beta, whose amino-acid sequence MSSTKVQNRVSFGKAKHLAETPDLLDIQLESFREFFQLETTPDKRNVEGLFRVFKENFPITDTRNIFVLEFLDYFIDPPRYTIEECMERGLTYAVPLKAKLRLSCNDEEHVDFQTIVQDVFLGNIPYMTPRGTFVINGAERVVVSQLHRSPGVFFGQSVHPNGTKIYSARVIPFKGAWMEFATDINNVMYAYIDRKKKFPVTTLLRSIGFETDKDILELFGMATEVSADKKSLQKHLGKKLAARVLRTWVEDFVDEDTGEVVSIERNEIVMERDTILDEEAVDTIADLDVKSVFIQREDVGGDYAIIYNTLNKDTSNSELEAVQHIYRQLRGADAPDNETARGIIDKLFFSDKRYDLGEVGRYKINRKLNVTQKLENKVLTKEDIIEIIKYLVRLTNGKAEIDDIDHLSNRRVRTVGEQLYAQFGVGLARMARTIRERMNVRDNEVFTPVDLINARTLSSVINSFFGTSQLSQFLDQTNPLSEITHKRRISALGPGGLSRERAGFEVRDVHYSHYGRLCTIETPEGPNIGLISTLCVHAKINDMGFIETPYHKVADGKVELNSMRFLSAEEEDTAKIAQSNVELDEKGGFVDERVVSRQTGDFPILEKSEVEYMDVAPNQIVGLSASLIPFLEHDDANRALMGSNMQRQAVPLILPQSPIVGTGLEGKAARDARIQIHAEGNGVVEFVDAKEIHVRYDRNDSDRLVSFEDDLVIYRLTKFIKTNQSTNINLRPAVKKGQQVVKGDFLTEGYATKDGELALGRNLQVAFMPWKGYNFEDAIVINEKVVREDLFTSIHIEEYELEVRDTKLGEEELTPDIPNVSEEATKDLDEYGIIRIGAHVREGDILIGKITPKGESDPTPEEKLLRAIFGDKAGDAKDASLKAPNGTEGVVIDKKLFQRAKKDKNAKVREKAQLEKVEKVHEKNTEDLKELLLNKLQTLLKDKTSTGVSNNFGEMLIGKSAKFNVKNLSSIDYQNVNPLGWTGDAATDDQINILLHNYNIKFNEELGRYKREKFNISIGDELPAGVLKLAKVYLAVKRKLKVGDKMAGRHGNKGIVAKIVRAEDMPFLEDGTPVDIVLNPLGVPSRMNLGQIYETILGWCGKQLGVKFATPIFDGASPAEIEQYCADAGIPKMGHTYLYDGETGDRFHQKATVGVIYMIKLHHMVDDKMHARSIGPYSLITQQPLGGKAQFGGQRFGEMEVWALEAYGAANILQELLTIKSDDIIGRAKTYEAIVKGDNIPRAGIPESFNVLVHELRGLGLDLKFE is encoded by the coding sequence ATGTCATCAACTAAAGTTCAAAACAGGGTCAGCTTCGGTAAAGCCAAACACCTAGCTGAAACTCCTGATCTGCTAGACATTCAGTTAGAATCTTTCCGTGAATTTTTCCAGTTAGAGACTACGCCTGACAAGCGTAACGTAGAGGGGCTGTTCCGTGTGTTTAAAGAAAACTTTCCTATCACCGACACCCGTAACATCTTTGTACTGGAGTTTCTGGATTATTTTATTGATCCACCCCGTTACACTATTGAAGAGTGTATGGAGCGTGGTCTGACTTATGCCGTTCCCCTGAAAGCCAAATTGCGTTTAAGTTGTAATGATGAGGAGCACGTAGATTTCCAGACTATTGTTCAGGATGTATTCTTAGGCAATATTCCTTATATGACCCCACGCGGTACCTTTGTTATCAATGGTGCTGAACGTGTGGTTGTTTCGCAGTTACACCGTTCACCCGGTGTATTCTTCGGACAGTCTGTTCACCCGAACGGAACTAAAATTTACTCTGCAAGGGTTATTCCTTTCAAAGGAGCCTGGATGGAGTTTGCGACCGATATCAACAACGTAATGTATGCGTATATCGACCGTAAGAAGAAATTCCCTGTAACTACGCTGTTGCGTTCTATTGGTTTCGAAACTGATAAAGATATCCTGGAACTGTTTGGTATGGCTACCGAGGTTTCTGCCGATAAAAAATCACTTCAGAAACACCTGGGCAAGAAACTCGCTGCACGTGTGCTGCGTACCTGGGTTGAAGATTTCGTTGACGAAGATACCGGTGAAGTGGTGTCTATCGAGCGTAACGAGATCGTTATGGAGCGTGATACCATCCTTGACGAAGAAGCTGTTGATACAATAGCCGACCTGGATGTGAAGAGCGTATTTATTCAACGTGAAGACGTTGGTGGTGATTATGCCATCATCTACAATACTTTAAACAAAGATACTTCAAACAGTGAACTGGAAGCGGTTCAGCATATCTACCGCCAGCTGCGTGGTGCTGATGCCCCTGATAATGAAACTGCACGTGGTATCATCGACAAACTGTTCTTCAGCGACAAACGTTATGATCTGGGTGAGGTAGGTCGTTATAAGATCAACCGCAAACTGAATGTAACGCAGAAACTGGAAAACAAGGTTCTTACGAAAGAAGACATTATCGAGATCATCAAATACCTGGTTCGTTTGACCAATGGTAAGGCTGAGATCGACGATATCGATCACCTGAGCAACCGTCGTGTTCGTACCGTAGGAGAGCAGTTATATGCTCAGTTCGGTGTTGGTTTAGCGCGTATGGCGCGTACCATCCGCGAACGTATGAACGTGCGTGATAACGAGGTGTTCACGCCTGTTGACCTGATCAACGCGCGTACATTGTCTTCTGTTATCAACTCTTTCTTTGGTACTTCGCAGTTATCACAATTCCTTGACCAGACCAACCCTCTGAGTGAGATCACGCACAAGCGTCGTATCTCCGCACTTGGACCCGGCGGTTTGAGCAGGGAGCGTGCCGGTTTTGAGGTGCGTGACGTACACTATAGCCACTATGGCCGTTTGTGTACCATCGAAACTCCTGAAGGACCGAACATTGGTCTGATCTCTACGCTTTGCGTGCATGCGAAGATCAATGACATGGGCTTTATTGAAACTCCTTACCATAAAGTTGCCGACGGTAAAGTAGAGTTGAACTCTATGCGTTTCCTGAGTGCAGAAGAGGAAGATACCGCCAAGATCGCCCAGAGCAATGTTGAGCTGGATGAGAAAGGTGGTTTCGTAGACGAAAGGGTTGTAAGCCGTCAGACCGGTGACTTCCCGATCCTCGAAAAATCTGAAGTGGAATACATGGACGTTGCGCCTAACCAGATCGTTGGTTTGAGTGCTTCCCTGATTCCGTTCCTTGAGCATGATGACGCCAACCGTGCGCTGATGGGATCGAACATGCAACGTCAGGCTGTACCATTGATCCTGCCGCAGTCACCTATCGTAGGTACCGGCCTGGAAGGTAAAGCAGCGCGTGACGCCAGGATCCAGATCCACGCAGAAGGCAACGGTGTTGTTGAATTCGTTGATGCGAAAGAGATCCATGTTCGTTACGACAGAAATGATAGCGACCGTTTGGTTAGCTTCGAAGACGACCTGGTGATCTACCGTTTAACCAAGTTCATCAAAACCAACCAATCTACTAACATCAACCTGCGTCCTGCCGTTAAGAAGGGCCAGCAGGTGGTTAAAGGCGATTTCCTTACCGAAGGTTATGCTACCAAAGATGGTGAGCTGGCTTTAGGACGTAACCTGCAAGTGGCGTTCATGCCATGGAAAGGGTACAACTTCGAGGATGCCATCGTAATCAACGAGAAGGTAGTTCGTGAAGACCTCTTTACTTCTATCCATATTGAAGAGTATGAGCTGGAAGTTCGTGATACCAAACTGGGTGAAGAAGAACTGACTCCGGATATTCCTAACGTTTCTGAAGAAGCAACCAAAGACCTGGACGAATACGGTATCATCCGTATCGGCGCCCATGTAAGGGAAGGAGATATCCTGATCGGTAAGATCACTCCTAAAGGTGAAAGCGATCCTACTCCTGAAGAGAAACTGTTACGTGCGATCTTCGGTGACAAAGCCGGTGATGCGAAAGATGCTTCTCTGAAAGCGCCTAACGGTACTGAGGGTGTAGTAATCGACAAGAAGCTGTTCCAGCGCGCGAAGAAAGACAAGAATGCAAAAGTTCGTGAAAAAGCCCAGCTTGAGAAAGTTGAAAAAGTTCACGAGAAGAATACAGAAGACCTGAAAGAACTGTTGCTCAACAAGCTGCAAACGCTGCTGAAAGACAAAACTTCTACAGGTGTATCCAACAACTTCGGCGAAATGCTGATTGGTAAGAGCGCTAAGTTCAATGTTAAGAACCTGAGCTCTATCGATTACCAAAACGTTAACCCGCTGGGTTGGACCGGTGATGCTGCTACCGATGACCAGATCAACATCCTGTTACACAACTATAACATCAAATTCAACGAAGAATTAGGCCGTTATAAGCGCGAGAAATTCAACATCTCTATTGGTGATGAATTGCCTGCAGGTGTACTGAAGCTGGCTAAGGTTTACCTGGCTGTTAAGCGTAAGCTGAAAGTGGGTGATAAAATGGCGGGTCGTCACGGTAACAAAGGTATCGTTGCGAAGATCGTACGTGCTGAAGACATGCCGTTCCTGGAAGATGGTACTCCTGTTGATATTGTGCTGAACCCACTTGGTGTACCTTCGAGGATGAACCTGGGTCAGATCTACGAAACCATCCTGGGATGGTGCGGTAAGCAACTGGGTGTGAAATTCGCTACGCCTATCTTTGACGGTGCTTCACCTGCTGAGATCGAGCAATATTGCGCTGACGCTGGTATCCCCAAGATGGGTCACACGTACCTGTACGATGGTGAAACCGGTGATCGTTTCCACCAGAAAGCAACCGTTGGTGTGATCTACATGATCAAACTGCACCACATGGTTGACGATAAGATGCACGCACGTTCTATCGGACCTTACAGCTTGATTACGCAGCAGCCGCTGGGTGGTAAGGCACAGTTTGGTGGTCAGCGTTTTGGTGAGATGGAGGTTTGGGCACTTGAAGCATACGGTGCTGCCAACATCCTGCAGGAACTGTTAACCATCAAGTCCGATGATATCATCGGCCGTGCTAAAACTTACGAAGCGATCGTGAAAGGTGATAATATCCCGAGAGCGGGTATTCCTGAATCTTTCAACGTATTGGTTCACGAGTTGAGAGGCTTAGGTCTGGATCTGAAATTCGAATAG
- a CDS encoding TonB-dependent receptor: protein MKSLTYLLLLVVPLFTLGKAVDPESGTIKGQVTTSDNKPASFVHIILKGARKSVMTEENGSFILSKVAPGTYELEVLMVGYETLRQQVIVEQDKVTAIALQLTLSNTQLEEVTVTNARNKFADKTSEQVARMPLRNMENPQVYNVVDRQLINEQMAVERTELFRNIPGAVPNFSAGGSQGFSMRGFSTTIGMRNGMATSAIVPLNPVILERVEAIKGPAGTLFGSNRNVTFGGVYNYVTKKPFADFGAELSVTAGSYEFSRLTADINTPLNASKTLLMRVNAGLQSEGSFQDQGFAKNYTFAPSFTYLAGDRLKFTVDAEFTRGNYTTTAFALGSLSNITARSFKELPLDYKSSMINNSIDISNGINNIQLQAEYKLSDQWKSQTNYLYSNGFYKHLYWTTITMLTDSTFARSVRNQTPETFGNTEFQQNFIGDFHIGSLRNRIVIGFDYNYNYNELYRATVSYDTVNLKKAQNGINTDRINALSSQRGFSVTATKAVNASAYISDAINITPSLIAMASVRIDRYNTDGTFTQSTGAYTGAYKQTSVSPKFGLVYQLMQNKLSLFGNYMNGFVNLGPVTQPDNSILVLKPQYGNQWEGGVKFALLGNKVNGGVSYYNIDITNSTRTETINGKNFTLQDGTQRSRGVEVELISNPVAGLNIVAGYAYNKNDYTKASAALQGKKVVFSPNNTANVWLSYVFTRGRVKGFGFGAGGNYVGDSWFEATNTFKVPSYTLVNATLFFDQRTYRISLKGNNLTGQKYWNNNGTPQKPFNFLASLAFKF from the coding sequence ATGAAGTCATTGACCTACCTGCTACTACTTGTAGTACCCTTGTTTACATTGGGCAAAGCTGTTGACCCGGAGTCCGGAACTATTAAAGGACAAGTTACCACCAGCGACAACAAGCCCGCTTCGTTTGTACACATTATATTAAAAGGAGCCCGTAAAAGTGTGATGACAGAGGAGAACGGCTCTTTTATTTTATCCAAAGTAGCGCCGGGGACTTACGAACTGGAAGTGTTAATGGTGGGATATGAAACATTACGCCAGCAGGTTATTGTTGAACAGGACAAGGTTACTGCCATTGCCTTGCAATTGACATTATCGAACACCCAACTGGAAGAAGTAACCGTAACCAATGCCAGGAACAAATTTGCGGATAAGACCAGCGAGCAGGTAGCAAGGATGCCTTTGCGTAATATGGAGAATCCACAGGTGTATAACGTGGTAGATCGCCAACTGATAAATGAACAGATGGCAGTAGAACGTACAGAGCTTTTTCGTAACATACCAGGCGCAGTACCTAACTTTTCCGCCGGTGGTTCACAGGGTTTTAGTATGCGTGGTTTCTCTACTACTATTGGTATGCGTAATGGCATGGCTACAAGCGCTATTGTTCCATTGAACCCTGTTATTCTTGAACGTGTGGAAGCCATTAAAGGCCCTGCGGGCACATTGTTCGGAAGTAACCGGAATGTTACTTTCGGCGGCGTTTACAATTATGTTACCAAGAAACCGTTTGCTGATTTTGGGGCAGAATTAAGCGTAACAGCGGGAAGTTATGAGTTCAGCAGGCTTACAGCCGATATCAACACGCCGCTGAATGCCTCCAAAACATTACTGATGCGTGTAAATGCAGGGCTGCAGTCCGAAGGCTCTTTCCAGGATCAGGGCTTTGCGAAGAATTATACATTTGCACCGAGCTTTACCTACCTGGCTGGTGATCGCCTGAAGTTTACCGTGGATGCAGAGTTTACAAGAGGTAACTATACGACTACTGCTTTTGCGCTGGGGTCTTTAAGTAATATTACCGCCCGCAGTTTTAAAGAGCTGCCATTGGATTACAAATCGTCAATGATCAATAACAGCATCGATATCAGTAACGGTATCAACAATATCCAGTTACAGGCAGAATATAAACTCTCGGACCAGTGGAAATCACAGACCAACTACCTTTATTCGAATGGCTTTTATAAACATTTATACTGGACTACCATTACCATGCTCACCGATTCTACATTTGCACGTTCGGTAAGAAATCAAACGCCCGAAACGTTTGGTAATACGGAGTTTCAGCAGAATTTTATAGGCGATTTTCATATTGGTTCGCTGCGTAACAGGATAGTGATTGGTTTTGATTACAATTATAATTATAACGAACTGTACCGCGCTACTGTTAGTTACGATACCGTGAACCTGAAGAAGGCGCAGAATGGTATAAATACCGACAGGATCAATGCCCTTTCGTCGCAAAGAGGTTTTAGCGTTACCGCTACCAAGGCTGTGAATGCAAGCGCATACATTTCGGATGCTATTAATATTACCCCTTCACTGATTGCGATGGCAAGCGTGCGTATCGACAGATACAACACCGACGGAACCTTTACACAAAGTACGGGCGCTTATACAGGGGCTTATAAACAAACCTCTGTATCACCTAAGTTTGGCCTGGTATACCAGTTGATGCAGAATAAGCTGTCGCTATTTGGTAATTACATGAACGGATTTGTGAACCTCGGACCCGTAACGCAGCCGGATAATTCTATACTCGTGCTGAAGCCGCAGTATGGCAACCAGTGGGAGGGCGGCGTAAAATTCGCCCTGTTGGGTAATAAGGTAAACGGTGGTGTAAGCTACTATAACATAGATATTACCAACTCAACACGTACCGAAACCATCAATGGTAAAAACTTTACTTTACAGGACGGTACGCAACGAAGCAGGGGCGTGGAAGTAGAACTTATTTCGAACCCCGTGGCTGGTTTGAATATTGTAGCGGGATACGCTTATAATAAGAACGATTATACCAAAGCATCTGCTGCTTTGCAGGGTAAAAAAGTTGTTTTTAGCCCGAATAACACTGCCAATGTTTGGTTGAGCTATGTGTTTACCAGGGGAAGGGTAAAAGGATTTGGATTTGGTGCCGGCGGAAATTATGTAGGTGATTCCTGGTTTGAAGCTACCAATACTTTTAAAGTACCTTCCTATACACTGGTGAATGCAACTTTATTTTTTGACCAGAGAACCTACAGGATATCATTAAAAGGGAACAACCTTACCGGGCAGAAGTACTGGAATAACAATGGTACGCCACAAAAGCCCTTTAATTTCCTGGCAAGTCTGGCGTTTAAATTTTGA
- a CDS encoding DUF4397 domain-containing protein gives MKKHLFLALSVATTFGFVSCSKDDDDVIDTEASVRVVHTIPNAGSVNFFIDGTQRNSSAFGFGESTGYFAIDKGKRTAEFKSATGNNTLLTTPVDFGSGNYTLFATGLPGDNTLAAVVVADDLQTPAAGKVRVRVAHMSPDAPSVNVLVNDSLLLSNAAYKSVSGFVEIPARTYTVKLNNSANGQNAYTRENVTLEAGKNYTLTAQGLTSGAGAITAPLSVSAVAY, from the coding sequence ATGAAAAAACATTTGTTTCTCGCTTTGTCTGTAGCCACCACATTCGGTTTTGTTTCCTGTAGTAAAGATGACGATGATGTTATCGACACCGAAGCATCAGTAAGGGTGGTACACACGATTCCCAATGCAGGCTCCGTTAATTTCTTCATCGATGGCACGCAACGTAACTCTTCAGCTTTCGGGTTTGGTGAAAGCACAGGTTATTTTGCTATAGATAAAGGAAAAAGAACGGCAGAATTTAAGTCGGCAACTGGTAATAATACCCTGCTCACTACGCCGGTGGATTTCGGCAGTGGTAATTATACCTTATTTGCAACAGGTTTGCCAGGCGACAATACACTTGCTGCCGTAGTGGTAGCCGACGACCTGCAGACTCCTGCTGCCGGCAAGGTTCGTGTAAGAGTGGCACATATGTCTCCCGACGCGCCTTCTGTAAATGTGCTGGTGAACGACAGCCTGCTGCTGAGTAATGCTGCCTACAAAAGTGTATCGGGCTTTGTGGAGATTCCTGCCCGTACATACACTGTTAAGCTGAATAATTCCGCCAATGGACAAAATGCTTATACCCGTGAAAATGTTACCCTGGAAGCGGGTAAAAACTATACGCTTACAGCCCAGGGGCTTACAAGTGGTGCAGGCGCTATTACTGCTCCGTTATCAGTAAGCGCGGTGGCTTATTAA